The Candidatus Tumulicola sp. genome has a window encoding:
- a CDS encoding cupin domain-containing protein, whose translation MGLHRRGSGPKIRVLTGHMEWILTPSDTGGQYCMLETFVPPGGGVPPHQHPDHEAFSVIEGSIEVARMDESGLGWIPASAGDVINVPSDEIHGFRNTTGAPARLLVTGSARLGAFFEEAGVPLAVDAAPSPPTTQDVQRVMAIAQKYGHRFQAREH comes from the coding sequence GTGGGTCTTCATCGCCGCGGATCCGGACCAAAGATCCGCGTTCTCACCGGGCACATGGAGTGGATACTGACGCCGTCCGACACCGGCGGCCAGTACTGCATGCTTGAGACGTTCGTACCACCTGGTGGGGGCGTACCGCCGCACCAGCATCCGGATCACGAAGCCTTTTCGGTCATCGAGGGATCGATCGAGGTTGCGCGTATGGACGAATCCGGTTTAGGTTGGATTCCCGCTTCAGCCGGCGATGTGATCAACGTGCCGAGCGACGAGATCCACGGCTTTCGAAATACAACCGGTGCGCCAGCCCGACTTCTCGTGACCGGTTCGGCTCGGCTGGGCGCGTTCTTTGAAGAAGCCGGTGTTCCGCTTGCGGTAGACGCGGCCCCAAGTCCGCCGACCACGCAAGACGTTCAAAGGGTTATGGCGATCGCGCAAAAATATGGCCATCGTTTCCAGGCCCGCGAGCATTAG
- a CDS encoding 2,3,4,5-tetrahydropyridine-2,6-dicarboxylate N-succinyltransferase: MQLDREALAATISAAYKDRSLLASGVVRKAVERVLGALDSGWVRAAEPVDGEWVINEWIKEAILLYFALHNSEPTEAGPMHFYDKIPLKSFWDNSTIRIVPPGTARYGSYLSPNVILMPGFINVGAWVGDGTMIDTWATVGSCAQIGAGVHLSGGVGIGGVLEPPAARPVIVEDGAFIGSRCVIVEGVHVGAEAVIGAGVVLTASTPIVDVTTVPATVSKGVIPRRAVVIPGVQPKEFAAGTYSTPCALIIGQRTEETDRKTSLNAALRDFNVGG, from the coding sequence ATGCAGCTCGACCGCGAAGCTCTCGCGGCCACGATATCGGCCGCGTACAAGGACCGCTCTCTTCTTGCTTCGGGCGTGGTGCGCAAAGCCGTGGAGCGCGTTCTCGGCGCGCTTGACAGCGGCTGGGTGCGCGCGGCTGAACCCGTGGACGGCGAGTGGGTGATCAACGAGTGGATTAAGGAAGCTATCCTCCTCTATTTCGCGTTGCATAACAGCGAGCCGACCGAAGCGGGTCCGATGCACTTCTACGATAAGATCCCGCTCAAATCGTTTTGGGACAACAGCACGATACGCATCGTGCCTCCCGGCACCGCGCGCTACGGTTCGTACCTGAGCCCCAACGTCATCCTCATGCCGGGTTTCATCAATGTCGGCGCATGGGTCGGGGACGGCACGATGATCGATACGTGGGCGACGGTCGGGAGCTGCGCGCAGATCGGCGCCGGCGTGCACCTGTCCGGCGGCGTCGGCATCGGCGGCGTGCTCGAGCCGCCCGCCGCGCGCCCTGTGATCGTGGAAGATGGCGCGTTCATCGGCTCGCGCTGCGTGATCGTCGAAGGCGTGCACGTGGGCGCCGAGGCGGTCATCGGAGCGGGCGTGGTGTTGACGGCCTCGACGCCGATCGTGGACGTCACGACAGTGCCCGCGACGGTCAGCAAGGGCGTCATACCGCGGCGCGCGGTCGTCATCCCGGGCGTCCAACCCAAGGAGTTCGCCGCCGGCACCTACAGCACGCCGTGCGCTTTGATCATCGGACAGCGCACCGAGGAGACGGATCGCAAGACGTCGCTCAACGCGGCGTTGCGCGACTTCAACGTCGGCGGTTGA
- a CDS encoding vitamin K epoxide reductase family protein, with translation MIPVVSPLICVLCCVGLGAALFMQDKANRFARGQLTEPSVVQQPMARVFGGIPNSAFGIAYYVLMLPAAWLLLNTAVWYGALVASAAAGLLSVILAYSLLFRTRMPCPFCWTGHVVNWSVLALVLVAHPV, from the coding sequence TTGATCCCGGTCGTCTCGCCGCTCATCTGCGTGCTGTGCTGCGTCGGCCTCGGCGCCGCGCTGTTCATGCAGGACAAGGCGAACCGCTTTGCTCGAGGACAGCTCACCGAACCCAGCGTCGTGCAGCAGCCGATGGCGAGGGTCTTCGGCGGGATCCCCAATAGCGCGTTCGGCATCGCCTACTACGTCTTGATGCTCCCCGCGGCATGGCTGCTCCTCAACACAGCGGTGTGGTACGGAGCGCTCGTCGCATCCGCGGCGGCAGGCCTGCTTTCCGTGATTCTCGCATATAGTTTGTTGTTTCGCACGCGCATGCCGTGTCCGTTTTGTTGGACGGGGCATGTGGTGAACTGGAGCGTCCTCGCTTTGGTCCTCGTCGCCCACCCCGTGTAG
- a CDS encoding SRPBCC domain-containing protein: protein MKLATFHQSARIAATPREVYAALTDSKKHSTFTGHRARIGKVGEKMSAYGVLSGTMLALQPGKRIIQTWKSSSWPKNCPESIVDIRLARSGRGAKVTLVHSAVPAAHAKDLKSGWELHYWKALNTYFKPKKG, encoded by the coding sequence ATGAAGCTTGCAACCTTTCACCAATCCGCCCGCATCGCCGCGACCCCGCGCGAGGTGTACGCGGCGTTGACGGACTCCAAGAAGCATTCGACGTTCACCGGCCATCGCGCGCGCATCGGCAAGGTCGGCGAAAAGATGTCGGCGTACGGCGTGCTCTCGGGCACCATGCTCGCGCTTCAGCCAGGAAAACGCATCATCCAAACCTGGAAATCGTCCTCCTGGCCAAAGAACTGCCCCGAGTCGATCGTCGACATTCGACTTGCGCGCAGCGGCAGGGGCGCGAAGGTGACCCTTGTGCACTCCGCGGTGCCTGCGGCCCACGCCAAGGACCTCAAGAGCGGTTGGGAATTGCACTATTGGAAGGCTTTGAACACGTACTTCAAACCCAAGAAAGGATAG
- a CDS encoding medium chain dehydrogenase/reductase family protein, which produces MRALWLTKHGGPQAFEVREAPEPTPAAGQARVRVHAAGLNFADLLASQDLYPGAPKPPCILGYEAAGVVDAVGEGVEAALVGKRVMALAHFGAQAEAVCVPRRLVAIMPDAMSFEEGAALPVNFITAYHMLHRVAHVRAGESVLVHQAAGGVGIASLQICRSIGGLTTFGTASSGKLPIVKSYGCTYPIDYRATDYALEVRRITDGAGVDVVLDALGGADWKKGYDLLKPCGRLICFGFANLVGGDKRNLLRLLTQLRRVPKFNPLELMPRNRTVAGVNIGRLLDAADILAEEMTELMRLYEAGAIKPHIDKVFPVADAVSAFLRLRQGKNVGKIVLAF; this is translated from the coding sequence ATGCGCGCTCTGTGGCTCACAAAGCACGGCGGTCCGCAAGCGTTCGAAGTCCGTGAAGCGCCCGAACCCACGCCGGCCGCCGGGCAGGCGCGCGTGCGCGTGCACGCGGCGGGTCTCAATTTCGCCGACCTGCTCGCCAGTCAAGACCTGTATCCGGGCGCCCCGAAACCACCGTGCATCTTGGGCTACGAGGCGGCCGGCGTCGTCGACGCGGTAGGCGAGGGCGTCGAAGCGGCGCTCGTCGGCAAGCGCGTCATGGCGCTGGCCCACTTCGGGGCGCAGGCAGAAGCGGTCTGCGTTCCGAGGCGCTTGGTCGCGATCATGCCCGATGCCATGTCGTTCGAAGAAGGCGCGGCGTTGCCGGTGAACTTCATCACGGCGTATCATATGTTGCACCGCGTCGCGCATGTGCGCGCCGGCGAATCGGTCCTCGTCCATCAAGCAGCGGGCGGCGTCGGTATCGCCTCGCTGCAGATCTGTCGCAGCATCGGCGGCTTGACGACGTTCGGCACCGCATCGTCCGGCAAGCTGCCCATCGTGAAGTCGTACGGATGCACTTACCCGATCGACTACCGCGCGACCGACTATGCCCTCGAAGTGCGTCGCATCACGGATGGCGCGGGAGTCGATGTCGTCCTCGACGCCCTCGGCGGCGCGGACTGGAAGAAGGGATACGATCTGCTCAAGCCGTGCGGCCGGCTGATCTGCTTCGGGTTTGCCAATCTTGTCGGCGGGGATAAGCGTAATCTGTTGCGCCTTCTCACCCAATTGCGGCGCGTGCCGAAATTCAATCCGCTGGAGCTGATGCCGCGCAATCGAACCGTCGCGGGCGTCAATATCGGCCGGCTCCTGGACGCGGCCGACATCCTCGCCGAAGAGATGACCGAGCTGATGCGGCTTTACGAGGCCGGCGCCATCAAGCCGCACATCGACAAGGTTTTTCCTGTCGCCGACGCCGTCTCCGCGTTCTTGCGCCTGCGACAGGGCAAAAACGTCGGCAAAATAGTCCTCGCGTTCTAG
- a CDS encoding divergent polysaccharide deacetylase family protein, which translates to MPLRRRRRRRARPPRQSAWIPLLVVAAVLVAVWFTVGYLKERNAANSRAHKAHATARHGAVSVGAPSPPIPSRQVKGAPGASPLASGPSPLPRVAIIIDDCGNDFERCNRFIQLPVPLTLAILPLTPHGRDIANAALAAGQSVMLHLPMQPESDTHNPGPGAITTQMTDAQIAAQVEQDIASLPPVPGGNNHMGSKGTSDPRVMRDVLAVFKRNNLFFIDSETSNTSVGIQTAKSLGVPNAARDVFLDNEISQKAIEEQLKAAQTVALKTGQAIAIGHPNPETADAIAKMIPEMIGAGVTFVPAKTLVK; encoded by the coding sequence ATGCCACTCAGGCGTCGCCGCAGGCGACGCGCGCGTCCGCCCCGTCAGTCTGCATGGATCCCGCTTCTTGTCGTAGCGGCGGTTCTGGTAGCCGTTTGGTTCACCGTCGGCTATCTGAAGGAACGCAACGCGGCGAATAGCCGCGCACACAAAGCTCACGCCACCGCCCGGCATGGCGCGGTCAGCGTGGGAGCGCCTTCGCCGCCCATCCCGTCGCGCCAAGTAAAGGGCGCTCCAGGCGCGAGCCCGCTCGCGAGCGGCCCGAGTCCGCTGCCGCGCGTGGCGATCATCATCGACGACTGCGGCAATGACTTCGAACGCTGTAACCGCTTCATCCAACTGCCGGTTCCGTTGACGTTGGCGATCTTGCCGCTGACCCCGCATGGACGCGACATCGCGAATGCGGCGCTGGCCGCCGGCCAGTCGGTGATGCTCCACCTCCCGATGCAGCCGGAGTCGGACACGCACAATCCCGGACCAGGAGCGATCACCACGCAAATGACCGACGCTCAGATCGCCGCGCAAGTCGAACAGGATATCGCTTCACTGCCGCCGGTGCCCGGCGGCAACAACCACATGGGCAGCAAGGGGACGAGCGATCCGCGCGTCATGCGCGACGTGCTCGCGGTCTTCAAGCGGAACAATCTGTTCTTCATCGACTCGGAGACGAGCAACACGAGCGTCGGCATCCAGACGGCGAAGTCGCTCGGCGTGCCGAATGCCGCGCGAGACGTGTTCCTGGACAACGAGATCTCGCAAAAGGCGATCGAAGAGCAATTGAAGGCCGCGCAAACGGTTGCGCTCAAGACTGGGCAGGCCATCGCCATCGGTCATCCAAATCCCGAAACCGCGGACGCCATCGCAAAGATGATCCCGGAAATGATCGGAGCCGGCGTGACGTTCGTTCCCGCGAAAACCCTGGTCAAGTAG
- a CDS encoding FtsW/RodA/SpoVE family cell cycle protein, with product MEGALAKTSQAAVGRPPLPRARWLNPALLVVLCGAGVVLALLLPLDGYFPWWTLLLAGAGFLLWQAGAPDAAERDQTLIPIVVALCALGILVISRIDPYLGRHQIGALIVGLAIVILGQRLFAQYRRLESVTYPWVLVSLALFVLLMLFGQEVNGARLWFRIGPFSAQPVEGIKLFMVFFMAAYLARNGEAIAALHWHEVRANVKLLGPLVLGWGVSILTLALQRDVGMAALFLGIFLVMLYAASRRLDIVIAAAVIFALGAWLIASHFSYVQTRIGVWLNPWNDPLGRGYQAEQSYFSLAAGGLFGTGYHLGHPGFIPDAATDYTFAAWAEEFGLIGGLALLALYMVLVVRGFAIAFAAGDRFTALLATGFSATLAIQVFVIVGGVVGLFPLTGITLPFFSYGGSSMVANLVMLNLLWLFSARAKSS from the coding sequence GTGGAAGGGGCACTAGCTAAAACCTCGCAAGCGGCGGTCGGGCGGCCGCCGCTACCCCGCGCTCGTTGGCTGAACCCGGCGCTGCTCGTCGTGCTGTGCGGCGCCGGCGTCGTCCTCGCACTGCTGCTGCCGCTGGACGGCTATTTCCCTTGGTGGACGCTCTTGCTCGCAGGCGCCGGGTTTTTGCTGTGGCAAGCCGGCGCACCCGACGCGGCGGAGCGCGACCAGACCCTCATCCCCATCGTCGTGGCGCTGTGCGCGCTCGGCATACTCGTGATCAGCAGGATCGACCCGTATCTCGGCCGTCACCAGATAGGCGCGCTGATCGTCGGCCTCGCGATCGTCATCCTGGGTCAGCGCCTTTTCGCGCAGTACCGCCGCCTGGAAAGCGTCACGTATCCGTGGGTGCTGGTGTCGCTCGCGCTCTTCGTGCTGCTCATGCTCTTCGGCCAAGAAGTCAATGGCGCTCGCCTCTGGTTTCGCATCGGCCCGTTCAGCGCGCAGCCGGTCGAAGGCATCAAGCTGTTCATGGTGTTCTTCATGGCGGCGTACCTTGCGCGCAACGGCGAGGCGATCGCCGCGCTGCATTGGCACGAAGTGCGCGCAAACGTCAAGCTGCTGGGACCTCTCGTGCTCGGTTGGGGCGTCTCCATCCTCACGCTGGCGCTGCAGCGCGACGTCGGCATGGCCGCGCTCTTCTTGGGCATCTTCCTCGTCATGCTGTATGCCGCGTCGCGCCGGCTCGACATCGTGATCGCAGCAGCCGTGATCTTCGCACTCGGCGCGTGGCTCATCGCGAGCCATTTCTCGTACGTGCAGACGCGCATCGGCGTGTGGTTGAATCCGTGGAACGATCCGCTCGGCCGCGGATACCAAGCCGAGCAGAGCTACTTCTCGCTGGCGGCCGGCGGTTTGTTCGGCACGGGCTATCATCTCGGCCATCCGGGCTTCATCCCCGACGCCGCGACCGACTACACTTTCGCCGCCTGGGCAGAAGAGTTCGGTCTCATCGGCGGCCTGGCGCTGCTCGCGCTGTACATGGTCCTCGTCGTGCGCGGTTTTGCGATCGCCTTTGCAGCCGGCGATCGCTTCACCGCATTGCTGGCGACCGGCTTTTCGGCGACGCTCGCGATCCAAGTGTTCGTAATCGTCGGCGGCGTCGTCGGCCTTTTCCCGCTCACCGGCATCACGTTGCCGTTCTTCTCGTATGGCGGGTCCAGCATGGTCGCGAATTTGGTGATGCTGAACCTGCTGTGGCTGTTTAGCGCTCGCGCTAAAAGCTCATAA
- a CDS encoding protein phosphatase 2C domain-containing protein produces MEIGVATDIGAGQRANDDAWCVEQLHPNVTLLAIADGFGRADGVQASAIVVDGVREVIRRELLRATFPQRSLTPTNIRELLTEAFAEANDRLLHGGGSTDDHVAAASTCTAVLLVDDKAFVAHVGDSRAFLMRRNELVQLTPDESIVPEFVRSGGGKQRLARPQRITRPLLTRVLGVEEAAAVPPRVAHYTLHARDAVALCTDGAYRGVALSDLQAALSARESVHECAARVVALARGAGGADNATVILAREATVHGSPSDAAPRRRGTPRPLLIVSTALAVFVVATTGLVGWWVGDNHLYLGADSGGRVALYAGAPASVFGVPLHVTRKTYPVLEESLPADVQAKLHEGLPISKAADADAFVLLKGHTQK; encoded by the coding sequence ATGGAAATTGGCGTCGCCACCGACATCGGCGCCGGCCAGCGCGCGAACGACGACGCCTGGTGCGTCGAACAACTGCACCCGAACGTCACGCTGCTGGCGATCGCTGATGGCTTCGGCCGGGCGGACGGCGTTCAAGCTTCCGCGATCGTCGTGGACGGCGTTCGCGAAGTCATCCGCCGAGAGCTGCTGCGCGCCACCTTCCCACAGCGCAGCCTCACCCCGACCAATATCCGCGAACTCCTGACCGAAGCGTTCGCCGAAGCGAACGATCGTCTACTGCACGGCGGCGGCAGCACCGACGATCACGTCGCCGCAGCCTCGACGTGCACGGCCGTGCTGCTCGTGGACGACAAGGCATTCGTCGCCCACGTGGGTGATTCGCGGGCGTTTCTGATGCGCCGCAACGAGTTGGTGCAGCTCACACCCGACGAATCGATCGTCCCCGAGTTCGTGCGCAGCGGCGGCGGCAAGCAGCGCCTGGCCAGACCGCAGCGCATAACCAGGCCGCTGCTGACCCGCGTGCTGGGCGTCGAAGAAGCTGCCGCGGTGCCGCCGCGCGTGGCGCACTACACGCTGCACGCGCGCGACGCGGTAGCGCTGTGCACTGACGGTGCGTATCGCGGCGTCGCGCTGTCCGATCTGCAAGCCGCGCTCTCGGCCCGGGAGAGCGTGCACGAGTGCGCCGCACGCGTTGTGGCTTTGGCGCGGGGCGCCGGCGGGGCCGATAACGCCACGGTCATCCTCGCTCGGGAAGCCACCGTGCACGGGTCGCCGTCAGATGCAGCGCCGCGCCGCCGCGGTACGCCTCGCCCGCTGCTGATCGTCAGCACGGCACTCGCCGTCTTCGTCGTCGCCACAACCGGCCTCGTCGGTTGGTGGGTAGGCGACAACCATCTCTATTTGGGCGCCGACTCAGGCGGCAGAGTCGCGCTGTACGCGGGCGCTCCCGCTAGCGTCTTCGGCGTGCCGCTGCACGTGACTCGCAAGACCTATCCGGTCTTGGAAGAGAGCCTGCCGGCCGACGTGCAAGCCAAGCTGCACGAAGGCTTGCCGATCTCCAAAGCCGCCGACGCCGACGCGTTCGTGTTGCTCAAAGGTCACACGCAGAAATAG
- a CDS encoding FHA domain-containing protein produces MMADALAVRWESLIVALATLALALWAFRRPTPAAQPAGKTPPEGVALQIVRPGAAPEIVEVKDGCVLGRGQACTIVFDDATVSKLHARFKLDGSEAVIEDLDSTNGTLLNGRRLSGPAPLRRGDRIGLGANQIVFLGVAPSKDD; encoded by the coding sequence ATGATGGCTGATGCGCTCGCCGTGCGCTGGGAGTCGCTGATCGTCGCGCTCGCGACGCTGGCGCTGGCGCTGTGGGCGTTCCGCCGCCCGACCCCGGCAGCTCAGCCTGCGGGAAAGACGCCGCCGGAAGGCGTCGCGCTGCAAATCGTCCGGCCCGGTGCCGCGCCCGAAATCGTGGAAGTCAAGGACGGCTGCGTGCTCGGTCGCGGTCAAGCCTGCACGATCGTCTTCGATGACGCGACGGTCAGCAAGCTGCACGCGCGCTTCAAGCTGGACGGTAGCGAGGCGGTCATCGAAGATCTTGATTCCACCAACGGCACGTTGCTCAACGGCCGCCGCCTCAGCGGACCTGCGCCGCTGCGGCGTGGGGACAGGATTGGTCTTGGAGCCAACCAAATAGTCTTTCTGGGCGTGGCGCCGAGCAAAGACGATTAA
- a CDS encoding transcription antitermination factor NusB, with the protein MLQERVKSVSPARAVAWRALLKGGDAAGALDRESRAAHLDPRDRRLATELAHGTLKRRRSLEWALQKQLRRPFAELDRGLQWALLLGAYQLLYLDRVPAHSAVNESVALARAGGHAGTAAVANAILRKLALARVYPPKPEVDDPPSALGLYASLPDWLAEHFIERFGFGSALQIADAINATPRRALRVDTDAAPAGGKYGIPECLIVEDGIADERQIIQSEESQLAVHLLAPKPGETILDACAGRGVKTGMIAARLGGKGTIYAIDDDERKLEHVRRLAAKSPTPIVVMRADAKEPYPDAVPQEVDAALVDAPCSGIGIIGRRADARWRKKADDPIRFSSIQQAILERAAERVAPRGRLLYATCSTHPAEDEDVVANFLTHNPEWSATSLASWAAKTESARALGPYLLTVPGVDGNDGFFYALLEKKRDDG; encoded by the coding sequence TTGCTACAAGAGCGGGTCAAGAGCGTCAGCCCTGCGCGGGCGGTCGCCTGGCGCGCGCTTCTGAAAGGCGGCGACGCCGCCGGCGCGCTCGATCGCGAATCGCGCGCCGCGCATCTCGACCCGCGAGACCGCCGGCTGGCGACGGAACTGGCGCACGGCACGCTCAAACGACGCCGCAGCCTCGAGTGGGCGTTGCAAAAACAACTTCGCCGGCCATTCGCCGAATTGGATCGCGGGCTTCAGTGGGCGCTCCTGCTCGGGGCCTACCAATTGTTGTATCTCGATAGAGTGCCCGCGCACAGCGCCGTCAACGAAAGCGTGGCGTTGGCGCGCGCGGGCGGCCACGCGGGCACCGCGGCGGTCGCGAACGCGATCTTGCGCAAGCTCGCACTGGCGCGAGTTTACCCGCCGAAGCCAGAGGTCGACGATCCTCCCTCGGCGCTTGGCCTCTACGCGTCGCTGCCGGATTGGCTCGCGGAGCATTTCATCGAGCGCTTCGGCTTCGGCAGCGCGCTTCAAATCGCGGACGCGATCAACGCGACGCCGCGTCGCGCGCTGCGCGTCGACACTGACGCGGCGCCGGCTGGGGGCAAGTACGGAATTCCCGAGTGCCTGATCGTCGAAGATGGCATTGCCGACGAGAGGCAGATCATCCAAAGCGAAGAGAGTCAGCTCGCGGTGCACCTGCTCGCGCCGAAACCCGGCGAGACGATCCTCGACGCGTGCGCCGGCCGCGGGGTAAAGACCGGCATGATCGCAGCGCGGCTCGGCGGCAAGGGCACGATTTATGCGATCGACGACGACGAGCGCAAACTCGAGCACGTGCGTCGTCTCGCCGCAAAGTCGCCGACCCCGATCGTGGTCATGCGGGCAGACGCCAAAGAGCCATATCCTGATGCGGTGCCGCAAGAGGTGGACGCCGCGCTGGTCGACGCGCCGTGCTCGGGCATCGGCATCATCGGGCGGCGAGCCGACGCCCGCTGGCGCAAGAAAGCCGACGATCCAATCCGCTTCTCAAGCATCCAGCAGGCGATCCTCGAGCGCGCCGCGGAACGGGTAGCGCCACGCGGCCGCTTGCTGTACGCCACCTGCTCCACGCATCCCGCTGAGGATGAAGACGTGGTCGCGAACTTCTTGACGCATAACCCGGAATGGAGCGCGACGTCACTGGCGAGCTGGGCCGCCAAGACGGAGTCCGCGCGAGCGCTCGGCCCGTATCTGCTGACCGTCCCCGGCGTTGACGGAAACGACGGATTCTTCTATGCGCTGCTCGAAAAAAAGCGCGATGATGGCTGA
- the fmt gene encoding methionyl-tRNA formyltransferase encodes MRTIFFGSSDFAIPSLSALASAHDIAAVYTQADRPAGRGLKLTPTPVKAAAVPLGLDVFTPEKLDAGFVALAAGLRPELLACVSYGKILPVALLESATLGALNVHPSLLPQYRGATPIQAALREGLKTTGVSVIWMSPRMDAGDIALQRSVAIEATDDFAALHDRLARLGSDMLLEAAAQLDEGRLARTPQEHERATYTKPLRKEDLRIDFDSDPLAVVNQVRSLSPKPGAWALVNGVRVKVLEAEVSPRGDVGVDGDAFAVACRGGVVRLLRVIPEGKPAMTGAEFARQVK; translated from the coding sequence TTGCGCACTATTTTCTTCGGCAGCTCCGACTTCGCGATACCGAGTCTAAGCGCACTAGCCTCAGCGCACGACATCGCCGCGGTGTACACCCAGGCTGACCGCCCCGCCGGCCGAGGCCTCAAACTGACGCCCACGCCGGTGAAAGCGGCGGCTGTGCCGCTCGGGCTTGACGTTTTCACGCCGGAGAAGTTGGACGCGGGATTCGTGGCGCTCGCAGCGGGCCTGCGGCCTGAACTGCTCGCATGCGTGTCGTACGGGAAGATACTCCCCGTCGCGCTCTTGGAAAGCGCAACGCTTGGCGCCCTAAACGTCCACCCTAGTCTGCTGCCGCAGTATCGCGGCGCGACGCCGATCCAGGCCGCATTGCGCGAAGGCCTAAAGACCACCGGCGTGAGCGTCATTTGGATGTCACCACGGATGGATGCAGGCGACATTGCACTCCAACGATCAGTGGCGATTGAGGCAACCGATGACTTTGCCGCGCTGCACGATCGCCTTGCAAGACTCGGCTCCGACATGTTGCTTGAAGCCGCCGCTCAGCTTGATGAGGGGCGGCTCGCTCGAACGCCGCAAGAACACGAGCGCGCGACGTACACCAAGCCTCTGAGAAAAGAAGACCTTCGGATCGATTTCGATTCCGATCCGCTCGCTGTCGTGAACCAGGTGCGCAGCCTGAGTCCGAAGCCTGGCGCGTGGGCGCTCGTGAACGGCGTGCGCGTCAAAGTCCTGGAAGCCGAGGTGTCGCCTCGCGGGGATGTCGGCGTTGATGGCGACGCTTTCGCGGTCGCGTGTCGCGGCGGGGTCGTGCGTCTGCTCAGAGTGATTCCCGAGGGGAAACCCGCGATGACGGGTGCCGAATTCGCGCGTCAAGTCAAATGA
- the def gene encoding peptide deformylase: MAYTRRILTDPDPILHKVAKKVSALELKLPMTQALIDDMFETMYAAPGIGLAAPQVGVVKRIIVVHVGEDSGPYAIVNPVLSGFEGEIQGTEGCLSIPGTIGDVKRAEKCVVSGLDRHGKRLRIEAEGWLARCFQHEVDHLDGVLITDKATNIRDAVPIEAGADEDGEAVRNV, from the coding sequence ATGGCCTACACACGCCGCATCCTCACCGACCCGGATCCAATCCTGCACAAGGTCGCTAAAAAGGTGTCGGCCTTGGAGCTGAAGCTGCCCATGACTCAAGCGCTCATCGACGACATGTTCGAGACGATGTACGCGGCGCCGGGCATCGGGCTGGCAGCACCGCAAGTCGGCGTCGTCAAACGCATCATCGTGGTGCATGTCGGTGAAGACAGCGGGCCTTACGCGATCGTCAATCCGGTGCTGAGCGGATTCGAGGGCGAGATCCAAGGCACCGAAGGGTGTCTTTCGATTCCCGGCACGATCGGTGACGTCAAACGCGCGGAGAAGTGCGTCGTGAGCGGGCTCGACCGCCACGGGAAACGACTGCGCATCGAGGCGGAAGGGTGGTTGGCGCGCTGCTTCCAGCACGAGGTCGACCACCTCGACGGGGTACTGATCACGGACAAGGCCACCAACATCCGCGATGCCGTGCCCATCGAGGCTGGCGCAGACGAAGACGGAGAAGCCGTTCGCAACGTCTAG